The Cystobacter fuscus DSM 2262 region CGTCCCGCCGCCGAGCCGGCCGGCGATACGGAGAGGGGCAGTGCCTCCAGGCCGCGCAGGCCGATGTTGGGACGCCAGCGCAGCTTCTCCGCCGGCACCGCCAGGTCGAGGCGCGGGAAGCGCCGCAGCAACGCGGGGATGGCGACCCGGGCCTCCAGCCGGGCCAGCGGAGCGCCCAGGCAGTAGTGGATCCCGTACCCGAAGGACACGTGGCGGTTCGGGGTGCGGGTGATGTCGAGCGTGTCCGCGTTCGGGAACGCCGCCTCGTCCAGGTTCGCCGAGGCGATGAGCAGGGTGACCGCGCTGCCCTCGGGAATCCGCACGCCCGCGAGCTCCACATCCTCCTTGGCGAAGCGCGGCGCCACCTGCCCCACGGGGTTGGTGAAGCGCAGCATCTCCTCGATCGCGCTGTCGATGAGGTCGGGCTGCTCGCGCAGCTTCTGGAGCTGGTCGGGGTGCCGCACCAGCGCCAGCATCCCGTTGCCGATGAGATTCACCGTCGTCTCGTGCCCGGCGAAGAGCAGGAGGAAGACCATGGAGATGAGCTCGTCCTCGCCGAGCCGGTCCCCGCCCTCCTCGGCCTGCACCAGCGCCGTCACCAGATCATCCCCCGGCTGGTCGCGGCGCAGCTTCACCAGCCTGCGCAGGAACCGGTTGAGCTGGAGCATGTAGGG contains the following coding sequences:
- a CDS encoding cytochrome P450 family protein is translated as MVEAVRVNLQREFESPEARANPIPVYAKLRKLGPVLRSPALYGEGFVLPRYEEVVSVLKDPRFANDRRNVPGGTSLDRWWVPAILRMLVSSMVLKDPPDHRRLRNLVQKAFTPLMVDKMNGRVEQITEELLDAAARKPVVDLMEEFAMPLPLTVISEMLGVPEPDRLSFRKLITKVLDPAAMSPLAFIRNYPYMLQLNRFLRRLVKLRRDQPGDDLVTALVQAEEGGDRLGEDELISMVFLLLFAGHETTVNLIGNGMLALVRHPDQLQKLREQPDLIDSAIEEMLRFTNPVGQVAPRFAKEDVELAGVRIPEGSAVTLLIASANLDEAAFPNADTLDITRTPNRHVSFGYGIHYCLGAPLARLEARVAIPALLRRFPRLDLAVPAEKLRWRPNIGLRGLEALPLSVSPAGSAAGRSAA